A single Drechmeria coniospora strain ARSEF 6962 chromosome 03, whole genome shotgun sequence DNA region contains:
- a CDS encoding nucleolar protein NOP52 variant → MAMAAGAGAEASQMPFIKNLASSDRKLRTQSLEALQSFLNSRGELPLDDARKLWTGLYYALWMTDRPRPQQALAADLANLLFGLRAACAAPWLRAFWLVLSAQWPSIDALRMDKFLLLARRGYAAHVRWVKQRGYGADEHVPDVARVLREVCLDVDEEARVALGLRLHILDICIDELENEGVLSPVEDDEPLEAVRTAFVQLFGDMVEELRRSPVKSVRERAKEAYADERLPWATREEGDDDDEMGESDGGADDEGWGGIDD, encoded by the exons atggccatggcagccggcgccggcgctgaGGCGTCGCAAATGCCATTCATCAAGAATCTCGCCTCCAGCG ACAGGAAACTCCGCACCCAGTCCCTCGAAGCGCTGCAATCCTTCCTCAATAGCCGCGGCGAGCTGCCCCTAGACGACGCACGCAAACTGTGGACCGGGCTCTACTATGCGCTGTGGATGACGGATCGTCCGCGTCCGCAgcaggccctcgccgccgacctcgccaacctcctcttcggcctccgcgccgcctgcgccgccCCTTGGCTTCGCGCCTTCTGGCTCGTCCTCTCCGCCCAGTGGCCCTCCATCGACGCTCTCCGGATGGACAagttcctcctcctcgcacGTCGGGGCTACGCCGCCCACGTCCGCTGGGTGAAACAGAGAGGctacggcgccgacgagcacgttCCGGACGTTGCCCGCGTCCTGAGGGAGGTgtgcctcgacgtcgacgaggaggcccgcgtcgccctcggcctgcgcCTCCACATTCTTGACATCtgcatcgacgagctcgagaacGAGGGTGTGCTGTCGCCCGTGGAAGACGATGAACCGCTCGAGGCGGTGAGGACCGCCTTCGTCCAGCTCTTCGGCGACAtggtcgaggagctgcgcCGGAGCCCTGTCAAGAGCGTGCGGGAACGGGCCAAGGAGGCGTACGCGGATGAGAGGCTGCcttgggcgacgagggaggagggcgacgacgacgacgaaatgGGCGAGAGCGACGGGGGAGCTGATGACGAGGGCTGGGGTGGCATCGACGATTAA
- a CDS encoding GTPase activating protein — translation MFAQHSVPMVHPRLPMQRTHLRARTERRTRTPCMHGERVHVRLRGHHLRTDGVLVPAAVLPKAGGLWNRPALEEERSRALPARVPTQLAASCRHYFFFAALLILRPHPSIHPSLRSPAGEEHQHRQFSCLSLADLPAILVLSFSSSPLIPFVHEHAIGKRLGRPSLTCRAGNSSAQFQPCAAPPLLTPAAVWCWHSCRPPSLYACSLDDGTGALSRADALGRDSILSQLRYQRRVPVRPSHRDPSPPPTTPCKPCTLLLKSLRSLREEIGIICVRIRPLNLHYLPPRRRRRCLAAESASSVAPDSRPHARYSKHILTFVANDAVVRSPSSGPHRPVPIVWSHRSNWLLLVIGTTGRSHTLSLLSSIKFSAAYSLALARCIGISLRSSSSLILWRPARQWPSASNSRPRHQRKRKRKRKPQLAVGCPGGNCHRSLPPIAYLVRVTRQVPGTLPPCRSAMAVMPPAEIDTVGRHRGVQNRQCALYASRIKPTVTPLVLDSSDAARSPVLPVSPRWDSLSHGPFLKNRSPTSTGRASPFDARPEPQGQQGLPAQTQTQVQAPTWAGTEAVPRESLSGHSTPERRSPSVPLSAKSSMAEMRSLDGVAMENFSRPRKQSIRQPLLTSSPEPIVPETVNAHRLPPRPTDLLEFAPQTPPPWQRRRRPSASSSQSASAFPSPLAPPTGEAAEPRSRRTRNATGPPIVAGGAPSPTVANLMDSAAPVPGGAPAPWLNGDELRSSFRSQLTASTTPGTAVTERCSSLLTKNSSVTSLYAANPDEPSLEDVMGMYEKGFADDDDEDDDDDDNRNYNSNNSNNHDGINHDGTVGGKRNDDDDDEENDDDDKDYRGGEAHHDDTRRTIDADDDDGDTHFDSPSATAMSERPGLEGKALSDDFGPALPTARSTLDAEIRQSRMIFTSAAFTSTVHAISGSADSKQPNAADNRDSAKSFYSQPSVVSVSVPGLVHAGTGVDGMPTAPSPASASPSPCPSPLDTPLRPPVPIDLEDPGSRDRYGFKKQSPHVSREKYDLWDKGYSQYLARRRKKWVTYMKDCALMTDRPIRFPAPNAKTKRFVRKGIPPDWRGAAWFYYAGGPAILAKHSGLYDKLVLKQAKQVDVEAIERDLHRTFPDNIQFKPSARYGGPSVDRGSQFTATGSTSSDDDGSFGPPGEADEPVIISSLRRVLHAFAVYNPRIGYCQSLNFLAGLLLLFVETEEQCFWLLNVITIIYLPGTHDMSLEGSRVDLGVLMTELRDTMPAVWDKIGGELEGNPDSSRPGTSKSIRKPLPKMRRRDLPRLSTERLPPITMCMTAWFMSCFIGTLPIETTLRVWDVFFYEGSKTLFRIALAIFKTGEAEIKAVSDPMEMFGVVQSMPRRMVDANQLMAACFKRRNGFGHLSQVTIDERRQARRERAHQDKAEKLSGDGRTEGTSEVETEPVQRRGTLFSKRRGLSRSRTVNA, via the exons ATGTTTGCACAGCACAGTGTGCCGATGGTGCATCCTCGTCTGCCAATGCAGCGTACTCACTTACGTGCTCGTACGGAGAGACGAACACGTACCCCGTGCATGCATGGCGAacgggtacatgtacgcctgcGTGGGCATCACCTTCGTACCGacggcgtgctcgtgcctgcTGCGGTGCTGCCAAAGGCCGGCGGGCTGTGGAACAGGCCTGCACTTGAGGAGGAGCGGAGCCGCGCTCTCCCTGCCCGAGTGCCCACACAACTCGCCGCCAGCTGCAGGCATTACTTTTTCTTCGCTGCTCTGCTCATCCTGCgtccccatccatccatccatccatcccttCGCTCACCCGCAGGCGAGGAGCATCAGCATCGGCAATTTTCCTGCCTCTCGCTCGCTGACCTGccggccatcctcgtcctctctTTTTCGAGCTCGCCACTAATACCCTTCGTCCACGAGCACGCCATCGGCAAacggctcggccgccccTCGTTGACCTGTCGAGCGGGCAATTCCAGTGCTCAATTCCAGCCCTGCGCCGCGCCGCCCTTGTTGACTCCAGCCGCCGTGTGGTGCTGGCATTCCTGTCGGCCGCCTTCACTGTACGCGTGCTCCCTCGATGACGGCACAGGTGCACTTTCGAGAGCAGACGCCCTAGGACGTGACTCGATCCTGAGCCAGCTTCGATATCAACGTCGCGTCCCCGTCCGGCCGAGTCACCGCGacccgtcgccaccgccgacgacgccctgcAAACCCTGCACCCTGCTGCTTAAATCGTTACGCTCGCTCAGGGAGGAGATTGGGATAATCTGCGTTAGGATCCGACCTTTGAACCTTCACTACCtaccgcctcgtcgtcgacgtcgatgctTGGCTGCCGAatccgcctcgtcggtcgCGCCTGATTCACGCCCGCATGCTCGGTACAGCAAGCACATCTTGACCTTTGTTGCgaacgacgccgtcgtccggtCCCCATCGTCCGGTCCCCATCGTCCGGTCCCCATCGTCTGGTCCCATCGTTCGAATTGGCTCCTGCTTGTCATCGGCACAACCGGCAGGTCACACACTCTTTCGCTCCTTTCTTCCATCAAGTTCTCGGCAGCCTATAGTCTTGCCTTGGCGCGCTGCATCGGCATCAGCCTGCGTTCTAGTTCGTCTCTCATCCTTTGGAGACCTGCGAGGCAATGGCCGAGCGCGTCAAACTCCCGGCCTCGACACCAACGCAAACGCAAACGCAAACGTAAGCcgcagctcgccgtcggatGCCCCGGCGGTAACTGCCATCGCTCGCTACCGCCCATCGCCTACCTCGTCCGGGTCACCCGCCAAGTGCCGGGCACCCTGCCACCC TGCCGatccgccatggccgtcatgcCGCCGGCTGAAATCGacaccgtcggccgccaccgcgGCGTGCAGAATCGCCAATGCGCTCTCTACGCCTCGCGCATCAAGCCCACCGTCAcccctctcgtcctcgacagctCCGACGCGGCACGGTCGCCTGTCCTCCCCGTCTCGCCACGATGGGACTCCCTTTCGCATGGCCCGTTCCTGAAGAACCGCagcccgacgtcgaccggGCGGGCCTCGCCCTTCGATGCTCGACCGGAGCCGCAAGGGCAGCAAGGGCTGCCGGCCCAGACGCAAACCCAAGTGCAGGCTCCGACGTGGGCTGGAACCGAAGCCGTGCCGCGCGAGTCCCTGAGCGGACATTCGACCCCGGAGagacgctcgccgtcggtgcctcTGTCGGCGaagtcgtcgatggccgagATGCGCTCGCTCGACGGTGTCGCCATGGAAAACTTTTCGAGACCGAGGAAGCAGAGCATTCGGCAGCCGCTGCTTACGAGCTCGCCGGAGCCGATTGTTCCGGAGACGGTCAACGCGCATCGCCTGCCACCGCGACCCACGGACCTTTTGGAATTCGCACCCCAGACACCGCCGCCCTGGCAGAGACGCAGGCGCCCCTCCGCTTCATCCTCCCAATCTGCCTCTGCATTTCCCTCCCCGCTGGCTCCTCCCACTGGCGAAGCTGCAGAGCCGAGAAGTCGCCGTACTCGTAACGCCACTGGCCCGCCAATCGTTGCCGGTGGAGCTCCGTCGCCAACCGTGGCGAACTTAATGGACAGCGCCGCCCCCGTACCCGGTGGGGCCCCAGCACCCTGGCTGAACGGGGACGAGCTGCGCTCCAGTTTCAGATCCCAACTCACGGCCTCGACAACCCCTGGCACCGCCGTTACAGAGCGCTGCAGCAGCCTCCTGACCAAGAACAGTTCCGTCACCTCGCTCTACGCCGCCAATCCCGACGAGCCCAGCTTGGAAGATGTTATGGGCATGTACGAAAAAGgctttgccgacgacgacgacgaagacgacgacgacgacgacaaccgCAActacaacagcaacaacagcaacaaccACGACGGGATCAaccacgacggcaccgtcggcggcaagaggaacgacgacgacgacgacgaggaaaacgacgacgacgacaaagactatcgcggcggcgaagctcaCCACGACGATACCCGACGCACGattgacgccgacgacgacgacggcgacaccCACTTTGACTCCCCATCTGCCACGGCCATGTCGGAGCGACCTGGGCTCGAGGGCAAGGCCTTGTCGGACGACTTCGGACCGGCCCTGCCGACCGCTCGGTCCACGCTGGACGCCGAGATCAGGCAGTCCAGGATGATCTTCACGAGCGCCGCCTTCACCTCCACCGTCCACGCCATTTCCGGCAGCGCCGACTCGAAGCAGCCGAACGCGGCCGACAATCGAGATTCGGCCAAGTCGTTCTACTCGCAGCCATCCGTCGTCTCGGTCTCGGTCCCGggcctcgtccacgccggcacgggcgtcgacggcatgccgacggcgccttctcccgcctcggcgtcgccaagcccctgcccgtcgccgttggACACGCCCCTGCGGCCCCCTGTGCCGATCGATCTCGAGGACCCCGGCTCTCGCGATCGGTACGGCTTCAAGAAGCAGAGCCCCCACGTCAGCCGTGAAAAGTACGACCTGTGGGACAAGGGGTACTCGCAGTACCTGGCCCGGAGGCGAAAGAAGTGGGTGACGTACATGAAGGACTGCGCCTTGATGACGGACCGGCCCATACGCTTCCCGGCGCCCAACGCCAAGACGAAGAGGTTCGTCCGCAAAGGCATCCCTCCCGACTGGCGGGGCGCCGCCTGGTTCTACTACGCCGGCGGCCCGGCCATCCTGGCCAAGCACTCGGGCCTCTACGACAAGCTCGTGCTGAAGCAGGCCAagcaggtcgacgtcgaggccatcgaaCGAGACCTGCACCGTACCTTTCCCGACAACATTCAGTTCAAGCCCTCGGCCCGGTACGGCGGTCCCTCGGTCGACCGGGGTAGCCAGTTCACCGCCACcggctcgacctcgagcgacgacgacggctccttCGGGCCGCCGGGCGAGGCGGATGAGCCGGTCATCATCTCGTCGCTGCGTCGGGTCCTGCACGCCTTCGCTGTCTACAACCCTCGGATCGGCTACTGCCAGAGCCTCaacttcctcgccggcctcctcctcctcttcgtcgagaCGGAGGAGCAGTGCTTCTGGCTGCTCAAcgtcatcaccatcatctACTTGCCCGGCACCCATGACATGAGCCTCGAAGGCTCCCgggtcgacctcggcgtcctcaTGACGGAGCTGCGCGACACGATGCCCGCCGTCTGGGACAAgatcggcggcgagctcgagggcaaCCCAGACTCTTCCCGTCCGGGGACGAGCAAGTCGATCCGGAAGCCACTGCCGAAGATGCGCCGCCGGGACCTGCCGCGGCTGTCGACGGAGCGGCTACCTCCCATCACGATGTGCATGACGGCCTGGTTCATGAGCTGCTTCATCGGCACGCTGCCGATCGAGACGACGCTCCGCGTCTGGGACGTCTTCTTCTACGAAGGCTCCAAGACGCTCTTCCGCATCGCCCTGGCCATCTTCAagacgggcgaggccgagatcaAGGCGGTATCGGACCCGATGGAGATGTTCGGCGTCGTGcagtcgatgccgaggcgcATGGTGGACGCGAACCAGCTCATGGCCGCCTGCTTCAAGCGACGGAACGGATTCGGCCACCTCAGCCAGGTGACCATCGACGAGCGTCGGCAGGCGCGCCGCGAGAGGGCGCACCAGGACAAGGCCGAGAAGCTGTCGGGCGACGGGAGGACCGAGGGCACGTCCGAGGTGGAGACGGAGCCCGTCCAACGGAGGGGCACCCTGTTCAGCAAGCGGAGGGGCCTGTCGAGGAGCCGAACCGTCAACGCCTGA